One Erythrobacter aureus DNA segment encodes these proteins:
- a CDS encoding LysR substrate-binding domain-containing protein: MAEIEQPFDQMMSVFERHEGPRKMELVVGVPTSFATAWLIPRLDFFRKANTDIELRLDTSGSPVEKLGDSLDMIIFFAEEGAEKVSFQPLRPQGAFIVAQEGTVNPLDGLRQTLKRTPLLVHRQLPRILDSWMAAVGLPADFDLTIDRFDDGPLLVAAAQSGLGLALVLEDMINFYGNASGLVRPFGEYVRTPFSYAIAAKPVSGNSRAVQRFGAWIAEETRKDGGTTLPEKLLETP, from the coding sequence GTGGCCGAGATCGAACAGCCCTTCGATCAAATGATGTCGGTATTCGAGCGGCACGAGGGACCACGAAAAATGGAGCTGGTCGTCGGCGTTCCGACATCCTTCGCCACGGCATGGCTGATACCGCGTCTCGACTTTTTCCGGAAAGCCAACACCGACATAGAACTCCGGCTGGATACGTCCGGTTCTCCGGTAGAAAAGCTCGGAGACAGCCTCGATATGATCATATTCTTTGCCGAAGAGGGCGCGGAGAAAGTGTCGTTCCAGCCCTTGCGCCCACAGGGTGCGTTCATCGTTGCTCAGGAAGGCACGGTGAACCCTCTGGATGGGCTGAGACAGACGCTGAAAAGGACACCGCTGCTGGTGCATCGCCAACTGCCGCGCATACTGGATAGCTGGATGGCTGCTGTCGGGTTGCCTGCGGACTTCGATCTCACCATCGACAGGTTCGATGACGGGCCACTGCTTGTCGCAGCCGCCCAAAGCGGCCTTGGACTGGCGCTCGTGCTCGAGGATATGATCAACTTCTATGGAAACGCGTCGGGACTGGTCAGGCCGTTTGGCGAGTACGTCCGCACACCCTTCAGCTATGCGATCGCAGCAAAGCCCGTGTCGGGCAATTCGCGCGCGGTCCAACGCTTCGGCGCGTGGATCGCCGAAGAAACGCGCAAGGACGGTGGGACGACACTGCCCGAAAAATTGCTGGAGACGCCGTGA